The region ACACTGGAAGATCATCTATCTCATCCAGTGTAAAGTCCCGTATTTGCTCTTGAGGTATCAATCTATACAGGCACGGTTTCTTCAGATCCTCTTCATTCACTCTTTGAAACCCTTTCTCTTGCGGTAATTGATTGCTGTAGTCTGTAAGCGTTTTGGCATTAAGCCCTAACGTATGGGCAATACTGTGTAATCCACCCGCACTTGAAGTTTTCATGTCGTCATTGACACACACACATTTATCACTATTGATATAGGTACCCTCTTTACAACTTTCATACAGGACACTTCGACCTTCTGTCCTCTCATCAAGGTCACAAACCAATGCAATACCTAAGGCATTTTTAGCAGGTGGTACACACAAAATATGCAATCGGGCATGCCGTTCCAACAGCGCTATGAGTTTTGCTATTTGTCCTGCTTTTGGATGCGTATATAAATCACTGCCTAGGATCAGAGAGACTGTAGTGTCATGCCCTATAAGGCTATGCATTGATTCTAGTTCTTCTTCTCCCACATTACTTTCCGCACTAAGGTAACCAATATCAAGATCCTCTAAAATATCTTCTATCTCTTCGGGAAGCTCTTTATCTTTCAATAGTGCATCTGCCAATAATGCAGCTACACCCTCTTCACTCCCTACTTCATATTTTATAAACTGTGAGATACTGGTTTGTAGTGTGGCATCTTCTATAGGATGCATATAAACAAATTTGGGATTTTTTTCTTCCAATACCTTCTGAACTAATGGCATAGCTTCTGTACTTTCATCCTGAAACCATACGCCAAAAGATATCACTACTTCAGAAGCAGCCAAAGTTTCTAGATCACCTTTAAAAACATGATACCCGCTACCACTGCTATATGCTTTTAAAAAATCCTGATATACCTTTGCTTCAGGGCATATCAAGTTCTTACCGTGTTTTTCTTTAAACAATTGAAAAATATATGCTTCTTCATTTGTAATATCTGCTGAAAAAACTATACTCTCGACATTTTCAAAATTCTTTTTTTGATTTTCATACGTGGACTCCACTATTGTCTCTTCCTCCTGCTTTTCTCGCCTTTAACTACCTTAGACAATACTACCCTATTGTCTCTGCTTAAAAATGCGTTGGATGATTGTATTAGAAAACAAATTAAAAAACAAAGTTCTGTGTTAAAATGTATCAATTACAATCGATTGAGCGCTCTTTGATGCTTATATTATACTTTCTGATGTTACATATACTCACATCGAAGATCAACTTATGCAAGTTATAACTTCACTATAGATAATTTTTTAATTCCCTATGTTACAATTTGGTCAAAATAAAGTTTTATAAGGGTAAACATGATACACGAAAACGGAAAAGTAGTTGATATAGCGATTATTGGAGCAGGGCCTGGCGGTATGGCAGCTGCTATCGAAGCAAAACTAGCGGGTATTGAGAACATTGTTGTTATTGACAAGGCACCTCATCACAATGATATGATCCACAAGTTTTACAAAAAAGGTAAACGTGTAGATAAAGACTGGATGGGTATCAAATTTGAATTCACTGGTAACGTTACATTTGAAGAGTGTTCTAAAGAAGAGTACATTGAGCAAATGGATAAAAAACTCACTGATGCTGGCGTACTTGACAGATTTGAGTATAATCATGAGATCATGAGAGTTGAAAAAGGTGAAGATGGTCTTTTCTCAATTATTTATGGTACTGACGGTGTAGATGAAGCGTTGGAAACGTTGAAAGCTAAAAACGTTATCCTTTCAGTGGGTCGTATGGGTAAACCAAACAAACCTAAATATAAGTTCCCTAGAGAGCTTAAAGATGTTCTTAACTTCAACCTTTCAAAAGTTCAAAACGGTGAGCACGTCATGATTGTTGGTGGTGGAGACACTGCTGGTGAGTATGCTTATGGTCTAGTAGAACTGGAAGGTATGGAAGATTGTGTGGTTACACTTAACTACAGAAAAGCAGAAATCACACGTATGAACCCAATCAATACTGAAATGTGTACAAAGTATCTTGACAATGGTAAAATTGTTAACAAAATGGGTGTAGATGTTGAGAGCGTTGAGCCTTCACCAGCTGGTAAGATCCAAGTAAACTTTACAGATGGTTCAACAGGTGAGTATGACAGAGCTGTCTACGCACTTGGTGGTACAACACCAAAAGATATCCTTGTAAACTCTGGTGTTAAAACTGGAGAATGGGATGTTCCTGTATACGACGAAAACACATTTGAAACAAATGTTGAAGGTCTTTACACTATCGGTGATGTTGTAACAGACCAAGGTAGTATTGCACTTGCATTTAACCATGCATCATCTGCAGTAAAAAATATTGCTTCTAACCTGAAGTAATTCTTCTATACTGTGCTCTTTTGAGCATGGTATGAATATACAATACTCTATAAAACTTTTTTCGCTTAACAATAATTATAAATACTAAATTGATTGATGTTTATGTTGTAGTGATAGTAGAATCATATAGCATCTTCATACATGAAAAGATACTATATGATATAAAGCAGTAGCTTTATTCTGCCTTTTCTGCCTCAGCTTCTTCTGATTCAGCTGCAGCTTTTTCTGCCTCGATCTTGGCAGCTCTCTCTTTCTTTGTCGCTTCATCTACTTTTTTCACGACAATCGTCCAGTCTACTTCGTTAAATTTCAGTGAATTCATCAGATCATGTCCAGTAGCTTTCACTACATCTGCAGATTTTTGGATAGAAGAATAATCTCCTACTTCAAAAAGGAAAATTCCTACTTCTCCCACTTTTAATCCCTGATCAATAAGCTCAACCATTCTATCATAGAAATCGTCTTTTAAATGTCTTAAATCATATCTTTTCATGGGCTCTCCTTATCTGTCAACTTCACCGAATACGATGTTGGTAGTACCAATGATCGTAACGACGTCTGCTATGTATGTACCCACAAGAAGCTCTTGAAGAAGTCCTGTATGGAAGAAACTTGGTGCTCTACACTTAAGTCTGTAAGCATAGGGCTCACCCTCTGACTTGATGTAAAAACCAAGTTCACCTTTTGGTGATTCGGTAGGCACATAAACTTCACCTTTTGGTGGTCTCATACCTTGAGTTACCAATACAAAGTGTTGCATCAATGCATAGTTTTGTGTCATGATCTCTTCTTTTGTTGCTGAGATATACTGTGGTGAATGTGCCATAAGTTGAGGCTCAGTCTCATCATACATAGGGATAAGTTGTCTGATGATTCTTGTAGATTGTCTTATCTCTTCCATATAGAGTCTATAACGTCCGTATGAATCACATCTTTCACTTACAGGAATATCAAAATCAAGCTCTGAATAGAGTTCATAAGGTTCTTCTTTTCTGATATCATACTTCACACCAGAACCTCTTAGCATAGGACCTGTACACCCCCAGGAAAGTGCATCTTCAGCAGAGATAACCCCCACATCTTCCAAACGCATTTTCCAGATACGGTTTTCGGTAAGAAGTGCTTCATAAGTATGCTCTACTTCATAATCCACTTTATCACAGAATGCAGCAATATTCTCTAACCAACCTTCAGGAAGGTCAAGCGGAACACCACCGATACGTACTGCAGAGTGTGTCAATCTTGCACCACAATAATCTTCCATGAGGTCCATTGCAAATTCACGTTCACGGAATGCATAAAGGAAGACTGACATTGCACCAACATCCAGGGCATGCGTTGCGATAAAGAATAGGTGTGAAATAGTACGGTTCAGCTCAAGTAACATCGTTCTGATCACTTGTGCACGTCTTGGCGCTTCTACACCGATAAGCTTTTCAACAGCCAATGCATACGCATAGTTGTTTGAAGTTGACGCAATATAGTCAAGTCTGTCTGTTGTTGGCAAAAACTCATTATACGTCATGTTTTCTGCCATCTTTTCGATACCTCTGTGAAGGTAACCGATATCCGGATAGGCTTTAATTACTTGCTCACCGTCGAGTTCAAGCACTAGTCTTAACTGACCGTGTGCCGAAGGGTGTTGAGGACCAAAATTGATAACCATTGTGTTGTCGTCACGCTCAAAATTGAGGTTCTCAAAAAATGGTGTTAATTTATTAGCTACTTGCATCGGCTCCCCTATTTTCTTTCGTCTAATTGCTTAGACCCTTTTTTATTATAGTTTACTAAGAATGTTTCACTATATTCAACTGCTTGTTCTTTTTCACCTTCAGAAATATCTGCACCGAATGGTACTTCATATCCTACTCTTGAGAAACGTTTTGTATCGTGTCTGTCTATTTTTGCAGGATCTCTGTTTTCTGGTCCTATGATGTCTCTGTATTCTTTTCCAAAGATTTTATCTACTTCATACCATGAAGCGAACTCATCTCCAAAGAGAGGATATGTTTTAAGTAACGGATGTCCTTCCCAGTCATCAGGCATAATGATACGCTTAAGGAATGGATGATTGTTTACTTTGATACCGAACATATCAAACATTTCACGTTCTGCAAAGTTTGCAGACTTGAAAAGAGGTTCAACACTTTCAATCGCTTCACCTTTTTTAAGACGGCATACAACCCTTACTCTTTTGGCTTCATTGACATTAAGAAGTTGGTAAAAAAGTTCAAATTCTCCGTCTTTAGCCAAATAGTCTACAGCAGATTGCTCAGAACACTGTGTATATCCGCATTTTTCTTTCAGTGTTTTAAGTACAGCAAAGTTTGTTGTTGCATCAATATGTACAACCAATTGTCCGATCTCAACATAGGTTTCTTTTGCCAAGTCTCCCAGTGCTGTCACTACTGCTGCGAAATGCTCATCTTCTACTTCACTTCTAGGTACACGTGGTGCTACCCAGAATCTGTCTGTATAGTAAGCCTTCCCTTGAACGTTATCTTTTGGTACGTATTTTCTCATTAGATTAACCTCGCTCTTTTACCCGTTTGATTGGTCAAGTCTTGTTTTGTGTTTTTCTTCATATCTGCAGACTCTTTACGAATCTTCTTCTGAAGCATCATCAGTGCATACTGAAGTGTCTCAGGTCTTGGTGCACACCCTGGAAGATAGATGTCAACAGGGATGATACGATCCACACCTTGTACTGTTGCATAGGTGTTGAACATACCGCCGGTATTTGCACATGACCCCATAGATATCACCCATTTAGGCTCTGTCATCTGGTCATACAGTCTTCTGGCAAACTCAGAGTGCTTTTTAGAAAGTGTTCCTGCCAAGATCATTACGTCTGCCTGTCTTGGAGAAGCTCTAAAGATCGTTCCCATTCTATCGAAGTCATAACGGGATGCTCCCGATGCCATCATTTCGATCGCACAACATGCGAGTCCATAAGTAAGCGGCCAAAGCGAGTTCGAACGCCCCCAGTTTACGAGTTTATCTACCGAAGTCAATGCTATCGGTAAGCCAGCAGAACTGGCATAGTTTACTTGATGCTGTGCCATTCAAGTGCTCCTTTTTTCCATGCGTATACGAAACCAATCGTAAGTAATAATATAAAGAGTATCATCTCAGCAAAACCAAACCAACCAAGCAATTTAAAGTCAATCGCCCAAGGGAACATAAAGATAATCTCAACATCAAACAAGATAAACAAAAGTGCTATCAGATAAAACTGTGCAGAAATGGTGTTAGGTTGCTTCGTTACCTCTGGTCCACATTCGTATATACTTAACTTAAGTCTTTCCGTATCAAGCCGTGCAAATTTTCTACTAACGAAACGTGCAGCCCATAGCGTCGCTGGGAACGCCACGGCTGTCAACGCAAATAGAACAAATACACCGAAATATGGATGTTCTGTAATTACATGAGTCATTTTAATCCCTTTAATTTCATAATTCTCTTTAAAAAACAAGCAACGCTCGTTTTTAATTCCTCTCACTAAAGCTTGCCTTAGGCTTAAGTTTTCACTTGCTTCTGTCAGTAGAGAGATTCCTTTAGAATATTTGCTTCATATTATCTAAAAGATGATTAAAAGATTTTGGAGGACTTTATCCTTTAGGTGATTACTCTTTAGTATGTAACGAGATGTAACTATGCATAAAGAAAATAGCGCTACAATATCAAATGAAATTATAATAACTATAAGGGTTAACAGAGTGAACTTTCCTAAAAACTATATCAATGTACTATACTGGATCGCCATGGCAGGCTTACTCTTTTGGTTTGCCTACTCCAAAGGATGGATACTTGCCAATTTTGAATCTATCGATGCCAAACAAGCCATACATTTACTGGAAAATGATGATAATGTAACACTGCTAGATGTGAGAACGATACCAGAGTATAAAAGTGGACATCTCAGAGGTGCGACGCTTATTCCCGTACAGGCGCTCAGTCAAAACCTCGGTATGCTCAAACAGGATAAAGACAAAAAGATCATCGTCTATTGCAGAACAGGAAGTAGAAGCGTATCTGCATCCCGCATATTGGAAGAAAATGGCTTTACCCCGCTGAATGTCAAAGGCGGGATCATCCAATTGATCGGTGCTGGAGCTACACTCGAAAAATAACGCTACCTATGCCCCACATTCTATACAGTACTGAATGTGTTTAGGTGTTCTTTTGTGACATGCGCTGCACACCCTGTTGAGTTCCTCTTGACAAAAACCACAATAGTTTTTACTATAATCCACCCTGTTTTTACAATTTGGACATCTGCTTTGATTATAGGCATCGATATAAAGGGTCTTTTCTCTCAACTCTTGTCTTAATTTTTCTCTCTTGGAAACACTTCTTTGTATCAAGAAAATAACCAAACCGATACTTACAATACCAAGCAACATCAAGAAATAGTATCCCAAGAATATAAACCCATATTCATATAAAAAAGTAATGATCTTCTCTAAAAATCTGCGCGGGATAATATGAAAGATCAAGCGCAACACGTCAATAAATATAGGAAGCAAAGTAATGATAATGATATGAGTACTGATCAATGTGATCAGCTTATTTGGCACGGATATTTTTCTTTCAGGCCTTGTAGAGAATCTATAGGCCAGTAAAGATAAAAGTAATAAAGGCAGTGTAAATTTTAATAAATAGAGGAAAGAGACAAAGGGTTGCCAAAATGCATAAGAATCGTACTCTTTTTTGAATGTATCCTTATTGTTATTCACAAAATCAACATATTGTTGGTAGCCTTTATACGTAGATACTTTCTTGATCTCTTTGATCTGCCTATCGATATTTTTCTCTTTTTCCAGCAAACCATAGTATTTATCTCTAATCTTCTTATCTCTATCTTGTTCAGTAAAAGAGATTTTTTCAAACAAAGCAGTATTATATCTTTTTTCGATGCTATTGATTTCAGAGACAACATTTCGTTTGTCATTTCTTAGGTTATTTTTGAGTTCTTTGTTGTTTTTAAATTCATCAGATTGAGCAAAAACAGCTATTTTCTTATAAAGTTCTGTACATATTGGAGCCATTCTTTTGTCATGGTAGGTTTGGATCTTTTTGCCACTGTAATATTCTGAATGAGTAGGGATATAAAAAGAGACATACTCCGAAAAAGGAAACCTATCATAGGTATATCCTCTCGTTGCACTATTCCAGACGCTATTTTTATATTTTGGGTCAAAATGATTTTTACATTGATAGGGATATTTTACATTTAACGTGGGAGACATATTTTTTTCAGAGTCAATCCCCGTTAAGATCGTAATCAATAAAAAGATATCTAAAATGATGATCAAAAGTATGGAAAACTTAGAAAATGGTTCATTGTTGAACGTAAATAAAGTTGACTTGGTTTTGGTCATGAATGACCTTATATAAGAAAACATCTAACGCCTTTCATTGAATAGGTAAAACTACACTTTAAAGCCCATACTCTTTGACCCTTCAAAGCTCGAACCAAGCTCTTTTTCGATCTCTTCAAGGAAGTCTTGATTTCCAAATACACTCTCTTCACGTACAGCGACTTTATAGGCTGTATTTTTGATGATAAGATTGATCTGTCCACCGGTAAGTTCGTATTTGGCAAGCTCTGACATCTCAAACCCTTCTTCATAATCTGCATTTTCAGGAAGCATGAACTGCCAAAGTCTAAGACGCTGTTTTTTCCCTGGTTTTTTGAATTCTATCTTGTAATTGAAACGTCTTGAAAACGCTTTATCTATGTTACCAAGCAAATTGGTGGTAGCGATAAGTATGCCTTCAAATTTTTCTATCTGTTCAAGGAAGATATTTTGCATCTGGTTATGCATTTTATCTGCCGAACTTCCTGTTCCTTCACTTCTTGCACTCAAAAACTGATCGGCTTCATTCAGTAGTAAAATAGGATTTACTTTTGCTTTTGCACTTAACTCTTTAAAGTCATCAAATATCTTACGTACATTCTTTTCACTCTCCCCTACATACATCGAGAGGATCTTAGAACAGTCAAATGAGAGTATAGGGCGTTTGAGTGTTTTAGCCAGACTCATCGCTGTCATTGTTTTACCTGTACCTGCAGCCCCATAAAAAATAATACGTGCATCGATACCTTTACGTTTGTCTTTAATACCCCACTCTCTGAGTTTTTTAAACACCTCTTTGTCAACTTGTTTGACAACATTTTGTAATGTCTCTCTTGTTTTAGGATGCAAGACCACATCGTCCAAAGTAGTTACAGGTTTCAGATACTCAAAAAGCTCTTGTTCCTGAACCAATGCATCCAACTTGAGTTTTGTTACTTTTTTACTTTTTTTAGGATGTATGATACGTTGCATCACCTCTTCTTGTAGATAAAAAGACCGACTCACCCCACCAAACATGTTCAGTATCTCTTCATAGTCAATGATGTCTTCATTGATGAGTTTTGCACCATCTTCAAGCAACGCACGGTTTTTTATTTTTTCGTACTCATCAAAGCTGATAAGTTCTATCAGCGTATTCATGTCCCTAAATTGCCCTTCTCCGCCACTATACTCTTCTTTAAGTAATGCCAGGAAAATTCGTTTTTCTTTTTCATCAAGTCCTTTTTCTTTAAAAAACTCTTCTACGACAATGGGTGATTTTGTCATTTTGACACGTTCTTCAATGCGTGTTGTCAAAAGTGTCAATTTGTTTTTC is a window of Sulfurovum sp. TSL6 DNA encoding:
- a CDS encoding NADH-ubiquinone oxidoreductase subunit E family protein translates to MKRYDLRHLKDDFYDRMVELIDQGLKVGEVGIFLFEVGDYSSIQKSADVVKATGHDLMNSLKFNEVDWTIVVKKVDEATKKERAAKIEAEKAAAESEEAEAEKAE
- a CDS encoding rhodanese-like domain-containing protein; amino-acid sequence: MNFPKNYINVLYWIAMAGLLFWFAYSKGWILANFESIDAKQAIHLLENDDNVTLLDVRTIPEYKSGHLRGATLIPVQALSQNLGMLKQDKDKKIIVYCRTGSRSVSASRILEENGFTPLNVKGGIIQLIGAGATLEK
- a CDS encoding NADH-quinone oxidoreductase subunit C, with protein sequence MRKYVPKDNVQGKAYYTDRFWVAPRVPRSEVEDEHFAAVVTALGDLAKETYVEIGQLVVHIDATTNFAVLKTLKEKCGYTQCSEQSAVDYLAKDGEFELFYQLLNVNEAKRVRVVCRLKKGEAIESVEPLFKSANFAEREMFDMFGIKVNNHPFLKRIIMPDDWEGHPLLKTYPLFGDEFASWYEVDKIFGKEYRDIIGPENRDPAKIDRHDTKRFSRVGYEVPFGADISEGEKEQAVEYSETFLVNYNKKGSKQLDERK
- the nuoD gene encoding NADH dehydrogenase (quinone) subunit D, which produces MQVANKLTPFFENLNFERDDNTMVINFGPQHPSAHGQLRLVLELDGEQVIKAYPDIGYLHRGIEKMAENMTYNEFLPTTDRLDYIASTSNNYAYALAVEKLIGVEAPRRAQVIRTMLLELNRTISHLFFIATHALDVGAMSVFLYAFREREFAMDLMEDYCGARLTHSAVRIGGVPLDLPEGWLENIAAFCDKVDYEVEHTYEALLTENRIWKMRLEDVGVISAEDALSWGCTGPMLRGSGVKYDIRKEEPYELYSELDFDIPVSERCDSYGRYRLYMEEIRQSTRIIRQLIPMYDETEPQLMAHSPQYISATKEEIMTQNYALMQHFVLVTQGMRPPKGEVYVPTESPKGELGFYIKSEGEPYAYRLKCRAPSFFHTGLLQELLVGTYIADVVTIIGTTNIVFGEVDR
- a CDS encoding NADH-quinone oxidoreductase subunit B family protein, which codes for MAQHQVNYASSAGLPIALTSVDKLVNWGRSNSLWPLTYGLACCAIEMMASGASRYDFDRMGTIFRASPRQADVMILAGTLSKKHSEFARRLYDQMTEPKWVISMGSCANTGGMFNTYATVQGVDRIIPVDIYLPGCAPRPETLQYALMMLQKKIRKESADMKKNTKQDLTNQTGKRARLI
- a CDS encoding NAD(P)-binding domain-containing protein; translated protein: MIHENGKVVDIAIIGAGPGGMAAAIEAKLAGIENIVVIDKAPHHNDMIHKFYKKGKRVDKDWMGIKFEFTGNVTFEECSKEEYIEQMDKKLTDAGVLDRFEYNHEIMRVEKGEDGLFSIIYGTDGVDEALETLKAKNVILSVGRMGKPNKPKYKFPRELKDVLNFNLSKVQNGEHVMIVGGGDTAGEYAYGLVELEGMEDCVVTLNYRKAEITRMNPINTEMCTKYLDNGKIVNKMGVDVESVEPSPAGKIQVNFTDGSTGEYDRAVYALGGTTPKDILVNSGVKTGEWDVPVYDENTFETNVEGLYTIGDVVTDQGSIALAFNHASSAVKNIASNLK
- a CDS encoding NAD(P)H-quinone oxidoreductase subunit 3, translated to MTHVITEHPYFGVFVLFALTAVAFPATLWAARFVSRKFARLDTERLKLSIYECGPEVTKQPNTISAQFYLIALLFILFDVEIIFMFPWAIDFKLLGWFGFAEMILFILLLTIGFVYAWKKGALEWHSIK
- a CDS encoding ATP-binding protein, coding for MKYLIDFIETKDVKKTAIFEHLKCTEEEASLVQYICKRYVAGLEEISVLEILQENFSSEGYVYLEKLGSIKNLLDLGWMIQVSFGQVKAHEASKLELLSTSVTPSISLLRLLEEGSLEIFLPEVKPYTDHLEYLQDQFDMVSLLHKIATFKQGFADNSLSIGRLKNKLTLLTTRIEERVKMTKSPIVVEEFFKEKGLDEKEKRIFLALLKEEYSGGEGQFRDMNTLIELISFDEYEKIKNRALLEDGAKLINEDIIDYEEILNMFGGVSRSFYLQEEVMQRIIHPKKSKKVTKLKLDALVQEQELFEYLKPVTTLDDVVLHPKTRETLQNVVKQVDKEVFKKLREWGIKDKRKGIDARIIFYGAAGTGKTMTAMSLAKTLKRPILSFDCSKILSMYVGESEKNVRKIFDDFKELSAKAKVNPILLLNEADQFLSARSEGTGSSADKMHNQMQNIFLEQIEKFEGILIATTNLLGNIDKAFSRRFNYKIEFKKPGKKQRLRLWQFMLPENADYEEGFEMSELAKYELTGGQINLIIKNTAYKVAVREESVFGNQDFLEEIEKELGSSFEGSKSMGFKV
- a CDS encoding zinc ribbon domain-containing protein, which produces MTKTKSTLFTFNNEPFSKFSILLIIILDIFLLITILTGIDSEKNMSPTLNVKYPYQCKNHFDPKYKNSVWNSATRGYTYDRFPFSEYVSFYIPTHSEYYSGKKIQTYHDKRMAPICTELYKKIAVFAQSDEFKNNKELKNNLRNDKRNVVSEINSIEKRYNTALFEKISFTEQDRDKKIRDKYYGLLEKEKNIDRQIKEIKKVSTYKGYQQYVDFVNNNKDTFKKEYDSYAFWQPFVSFLYLLKFTLPLLLLSLLAYRFSTRPERKISVPNKLITLISTHIIIITLLPIFIDVLRLIFHIIPRRFLEKIITFLYEYGFIFLGYYFLMLLGIVSIGLVIFLIQRSVSKREKLRQELREKTLYIDAYNQSRCPNCKNRVDYSKNYCGFCQEELNRVCSACHKRTPKHIQYCIECGA